The proteins below come from a single Oscillospiraceae bacterium genomic window:
- a CDS encoding MobC family plasmid mobilization relaxosome protein, with protein sequence MIYRTKKITVRLTDKEYAKLREMSETSGLKMEPVIRKLLVGYEIRPRPNATYIKLIKELSAVGNNLNQIAHLANATGKITEDQWKETHQLLEKIWDFCAYEL encoded by the coding sequence ATGATATACAGAACCAAGAAAATCACCGTGCGGCTCACCGACAAAGAGTACGCCAAACTGCGCGAGATGAGCGAAACATCCGGCTTGAAAATGGAGCCTGTCATTCGGAAGTTGCTTGTCGGTTACGAGATTCGACCGCGCCCTAATGCCACCTACATCAAGCTCATAAAGGAGTTGTCTGCGGTGGGAAATAACCTGAATCAGATTGCCCATCTTGCGAACGCAACCGGGAAAATTACAGAGGACCAGTGGAAAGAAACGCATCAGCTTCTGGAAAAGATATGGGATTTCTGCGCGTATGAACTTTGA
- a CDS encoding PTS sugar transporter subunit IIC, translating to MQITLVQGLLIALLVFICAIDKHMETFMWFRPLVVAFFTGIILGDVRLGMQAGAVAELSYLGLLTVGGTVPPDPLFAGLMTTVLAYTTGCDVNTALGLAVPFALIGQWINTGTNTFYAGFLPKVDKCAAAGDEKGIAKVMYTGWILYAAMFALAAFLSTYALQSGISAFVAAFPAWLVHGFEVAGGLMPAVGLALLLVVMLKKENAAYLLAGFVIMVITNCQNILPIAVIAGCIAYVNFTRDTETAKLTAASAATAAQEGDFEDGI from the coding sequence ATGCAAATCACACTCGTGCAAGGTTTGCTGATTGCGCTGCTCGTTTTCATCTGCGCGATCGACAAACACATGGAAACCTTTATGTGGTTCCGCCCGCTGGTCGTAGCGTTCTTCACCGGCATCATCCTCGGTGATGTACGGCTCGGTATGCAGGCAGGTGCCGTTGCGGAGCTTTCCTACCTGGGTCTGCTGACCGTTGGCGGCACCGTGCCGCCGGACCCCCTGTTTGCCGGTCTGATGACCACCGTGCTGGCGTACACCACCGGCTGCGATGTCAACACGGCGCTGGGTCTTGCGGTTCCGTTCGCACTGATCGGCCAGTGGATCAACACCGGCACCAACACCTTCTACGCCGGCTTCCTGCCGAAGGTTGACAAATGCGCTGCCGCCGGTGACGAAAAAGGCATTGCCAAGGTCATGTATACCGGCTGGATCCTGTATGCCGCCATGTTTGCCCTTGCCGCGTTCCTGTCCACCTACGCATTGCAGAGCGGTATTTCCGCTTTTGTGGCCGCCTTCCCGGCATGGCTTGTCCACGGCTTTGAAGTTGCCGGTGGTCTGATGCCGGCTGTCGGCCTTGCCCTGCTGCTGGTCGTTATGCTCAAGAAGGAAAACGCAGCCTATCTGCTTGCTGGTTTTGTCATCATGGTCATTACCAACTGCCAGAACATCCTGCCCATTGCTGTTATTGCGGGCTGCATCGCTTATGTCAATTTCACCCGCGATACGGAGACTGCCAAGCTGACGGCTGCATCCGCTGCAACTGCCGCCCAGGAAGGAGATTTTGAAGATGGCATCTAA
- a CDS encoding TnpV protein — translation MSTDYTNVNGYLVPSFALPTGSTPPLGKYGAMRARFLDEHRSFERDQMLLDGTLAQHLAGIDSEAHNQVYALVRRLAEQRGVTEDLKRHHPLEWAAQMQALQAQAEEIVCCELIYI, via the coding sequence ATGTCTACGGATTACACTAACGTAAACGGGTACTTGGTTCCGTCGTTTGCCCTGCCCACGGGCAGCACACCGCCGTTGGGCAAATACGGTGCGATGCGGGCGCGTTTTCTTGACGAGCATCGCTCCTTTGAGCGCGACCAAATGCTGCTGGACGGTACGCTGGCACAGCACCTTGCCGGCATCGACAGCGAGGCACACAATCAGGTCTACGCGCTGGTGCGCCGGCTTGCAGAACAGCGCGGAGTCACCGAGGATCTGAAACGGCATCACCCTTTGGAATGGGCGGCTCAGATGCAAGCTTTGCAGGCGCAAGCCGAGGAAATCGTGTGCTGTGAGTTAATTTATATTTAA
- a CDS encoding tyrosine-type recombinase/integrase: MLKDADVGHFTFHALRHTFATRALERGMDYKTLSAILGHYSVAFTMGTYVHSMDEHKRNEMNKMDDMFGVQYSISVENQPYPVLCTITADGCTAHVPDFPRIAVHTATLDAALLEVKQQIQKVLHQYKYPPIPTRQE, encoded by the coding sequence ATGCTGAAGGATGCCGACGTTGGCCACTTTACCTTCCACGCTTTGCGCCACACCTTTGCCACCCGCGCACTGGAACGCGGTATGGATTACAAAACGTTGTCAGCCATCCTCGGTCATTACTCCGTAGCATTCACAATGGGCACCTATGTCCACAGCATGGACGAACACAAGCGGAACGAAATGAATAAGATGGATGATATGTTCGGGGTGCAGTACAGCATTTCGGTAGAGAACCAACCTTATCCGGTTCTTTGTACAATCACAGCGGACGGCTGTACTGCGCACGTCCCGGATTTCCCCAGAATCGCAGTTCACACTGCCACATTGGACGCTGCCTTGTTAGAGGTCAAGCAGCAGATTCAAAAGGTCCTGCACCAGTACAAATACCCGCCGATTCCCACCAGACAGGAGTAG
- a CDS encoding gluconate 5-dehydrogenase produces MSVCTPKSFDLTGKVALITGASYGIGFAIATAMANCGATIVFNDIKQELVDKGLAAYKEAGINAHGYVCDVTNEDAVNEMVKKITAEVGHINVLVNNAGIIKRIPMIEMTAAQFRQVIDVDLNAPFIVAKAVIPDMIEQGGGKVINICSMMSELGRETVSAYAAAKGGLKMLTKNIASEYGKYNIQCNGIGPGYIATPQTAPLREIQPDGSRHPFDQFIVAKTPAERWGVAEDLGGPAVFLASEASAFVNGLILYVDGGILAYIGKQPG; encoded by the coding sequence ATGTCTGTCTGCACACCCAAATCCTTTGACCTGACCGGCAAGGTCGCGCTGATCACCGGCGCATCCTACGGCATCGGCTTTGCCATTGCCACCGCTATGGCCAATTGCGGCGCCACCATCGTTTTCAACGACATCAAGCAAGAGCTGGTGGACAAGGGTCTGGCTGCCTACAAGGAAGCCGGCATCAACGCCCACGGCTATGTCTGCGACGTCACCAACGAGGATGCCGTCAATGAGATGGTCAAGAAGATCACCGCCGAGGTCGGCCACATCAATGTGCTGGTCAACAACGCCGGCATCATCAAGCGCATCCCGATGATCGAGATGACCGCTGCCCAGTTCCGTCAGGTCATCGACGTTGACCTGAACGCACCGTTCATCGTTGCCAAGGCTGTCATTCCCGATATGATCGAGCAGGGCGGCGGCAAGGTCATCAACATCTGCTCCATGATGAGCGAGCTGGGCCGCGAGACTGTCTCCGCCTACGCCGCTGCCAAGGGCGGCCTGAAGATGCTGACCAAGAACATTGCCTCCGAGTACGGCAAGTACAACATCCAGTGCAACGGCATCGGACCCGGCTACATCGCCACCCCGCAGACCGCACCTCTGCGTGAGATCCAGCCCGATGGCTCCCGTCATCCGTTCGACCAGTTCATCGTTGCCAAGACCCCCGCTGAGCGCTGGGGTGTGGCCGAGGATCTGGGCGGTCCCGCTGTGTTCCTCGCTTCCGAGGCTTCCGCCTTTGTCAACGGCCTGATTCTTTACGTTGACGGCGGCATCCTGGCTTACATCGGCAAGCAGCCGGGGTAA
- the eutH gene encoding ethanolamine utilization protein EutH has protein sequence MAWISAVFFCLGAADTLLGDRLGLGSAFRQGFAAVVDLLLLMTGFMALAPWLGTHLAPVITPVFSAVGCDPSLFASLFLSCDAGGAVLAAQIAQEPAAGLYNGLIVAAFLGATINGTIPLALGGLTGTKRAAAVRGLFLGFLILPVGCLLTGVLCGIPLSVLLHNTWPVLAVAVLLLLLFKSGSNAIGPIFNGISLAVRGLTLFGFCISVLQETTGIVLLEGLTPLAEIYPVIGSIGAFLAGILPFFAFVQRLLSAPLAKLAARLQLEPASITGLVVTSANCIPTLLSLDTLEERGITLNTAYAVVAAYSVGDFLAFTLQFSPAHALPMMAGRLLSGLLAVVLCLKTTPKTT, from the coding sequence ATGGCGTGGATATCTGCTGTATTTTTCTGCCTGGGTGCTGCGGACACCTTGTTAGGTGATCGGCTAGGGTTGGGTAGTGCCTTCCGGCAGGGCTTTGCCGCCGTGGTGGATCTGCTGCTGCTCATGACCGGTTTTATGGCACTGGCACCGTGGCTGGGGACCCATCTGGCGCCTGTTATCACGCCGGTGTTTTCCGCCGTGGGGTGTGACCCTTCCCTGTTTGCCTCACTGTTTTTGAGCTGCGATGCAGGCGGTGCCGTGCTGGCCGCGCAGATCGCGCAGGAACCCGCCGCCGGGCTGTATAATGGTTTGATCGTGGCGGCCTTTCTCGGTGCCACGATCAACGGTACGATTCCGCTGGCGCTGGGTGGGCTGACAGGCACCAAACGAGCCGCTGCCGTTCGCGGATTGTTTCTCGGCTTTCTGATCCTGCCGGTGGGCTGCCTGCTCACCGGGGTGCTGTGCGGCATCCCCTTGTCGGTTCTGCTGCACAACACATGGCCTGTTCTGGCAGTAGCGGTCCTGTTGCTGCTGCTTTTCAAATCCGGCAGCAATGCGATCGGCCCGATATTCAACGGCATCTCTCTGGCGGTGCGCGGCCTGACCTTGTTCGGCTTCTGCATCTCCGTTTTGCAGGAAACGACCGGTATTGTGTTGCTGGAGGGGTTGACCCCCTTGGCGGAAATCTACCCGGTCATAGGCAGTATCGGCGCGTTTCTTGCCGGGATCCTGCCGTTTTTCGCCTTTGTACAGCGGCTGTTGAGCGCACCGCTGGCCAAGCTGGCCGCACGGCTGCAGCTGGAGCCTGCCTCCATCACCGGTCTGGTCGTGACGTCCGCCAACTGCATCCCCACGTTGCTGAGTCTTGATACGCTGGAGGAACGCGGCATCACACTGAACACGGCCTATGCTGTAGTAGCTGCTTACAGCGTCGGCGATTTTCTGGCATTTACCCTGCAATTCAGCCCCGCACACGCCCTGCCGATGATGGCAGGCCGCCTTTTAAGCGGCTTGCTGGCAGTGGTGCTCTGCCTGAAAACAACACCCAAAACCACCTGA
- a CDS encoding MATE family efflux transporter, with protein MPSYRKSAQVDMTHGSVLGRAALFALPICAGNILQLLYSTVDTLVIGNFCDTTALASVATSSQPLEILLCVFVGIGSGISILVSQAVGRADHDQLQKLVRTSVWLLFAASLPLTVIGFLLGPWMLRLMQVPADAMPGAVLYLRITMLGILGNMGYNFNAGLLRGIGNSSSSLLLLFISCAANIVLDLVLTGALGLGIGGVAVATAIALFLSWICSIFYIRRRCTELALPVLPCGFDAGALRQIVRIGLPLGLNSALYSIGHIFLQVLYNLQGSVFVAGCSVAGKVGGLANITVTSLSQATSVFAGQNLGAQSYSRLRRGGWLLPAASGLLSLAGGLLMAACCRPLLLLFTQDEAVLAFAVRYIRVVLPFQWCYAAFNAIMSFANGMGEIRYSTIVNIILLWGVRIPASYLLAWLGYGGYAMAGVSLSFVVGLLAMLFYYKSHAWADICARAEAQEAA; from the coding sequence ATGCCGTCTTACCGAAAATCCGCACAAGTTGATATGACCCACGGCTCCGTGCTGGGGCGCGCGGCGCTGTTTGCGCTGCCCATCTGCGCCGGCAATATTCTGCAGCTGCTGTACAGCACGGTGGACACGCTCGTCATCGGCAATTTCTGCGACACTACGGCGCTGGCATCGGTGGCGACCAGCTCCCAGCCGCTCGAAATTCTGCTCTGTGTCTTTGTGGGCATCGGCTCGGGCATCTCCATCCTCGTATCGCAGGCGGTCGGCCGCGCCGACCATGACCAGCTGCAAAAGCTCGTGCGCACCTCGGTCTGGCTGCTGTTTGCAGCGTCGCTGCCGCTGACCGTCATCGGGTTCCTGCTGGGTCCGTGGATGCTGCGGCTGATGCAGGTCCCGGCGGACGCCATGCCGGGGGCGGTGCTGTATCTGCGTATCACGATGCTGGGTATTCTGGGCAACATGGGCTATAACTTCAACGCCGGTCTTTTGCGCGGCATAGGCAACAGCTCGTCCTCGTTGCTGCTGCTGTTTATCAGCTGCGCCGCCAACATCGTACTGGATCTTGTGCTTACCGGCGCGCTCGGCCTTGGCATAGGCGGCGTGGCGGTAGCCACGGCGATTGCACTGTTTTTGTCGTGGATATGCAGCATTTTTTACATTCGCCGCCGCTGCACAGAGCTTGCGCTGCCTGTTTTGCCCTGCGGCTTTGATGCCGGAGCCCTGCGCCAGATTGTGCGCATCGGTCTGCCGCTGGGGCTGAACTCGGCGCTCTACTCCATCGGTCACATCTTTTTGCAGGTGCTGTACAACCTGCAGGGGTCGGTTTTTGTGGCGGGCTGCTCGGTGGCGGGCAAGGTCGGCGGGCTGGCCAACATCACGGTCACCTCGCTGTCGCAGGCGACCTCGGTGTTTGCGGGGCAAAACCTCGGCGCACAGAGCTACAGCCGTCTGCGCAGGGGCGGCTGGCTGCTCCCGGCGGCCTCGGGGCTGCTCTCCCTCGCAGGCGGGCTGCTGATGGCGGCCTGCTGCCGCCCGCTGCTGCTGCTTTTTACGCAGGACGAGGCCGTGCTTGCCTTTGCCGTGCGCTATATCCGCGTTGTGCTGCCGTTCCAGTGGTGCTATGCAGCCTTCAATGCTATTATGAGCTTTGCCAACGGCATGGGCGAGATCCGCTATTCCACCATCGTCAACATCATTCTGCTGTGGGGTGTGCGTATCCCGGCATCCTACCTGCTGGCGTGGCTGGGCTACGGCGGCTACGCCATGGCGGGTGTTTCGCTCAGCTTTGTTGTCGGGCTGCTGGCGATGCTGTTCTACTATAAATCCCACGCATGGGCGGACATCTGCGCCCGCGCCGAAGCACAGGAGGCCGCATAA
- a CDS encoding putative DNA binding domain-containing protein, translating into MENLIGETTEYDKKAALEVRKPKSWCKSVSAFANTLGGALIFGMADDGQIVGLTEPDSDAEKISEILKTRMEPIPEFRLRFHKTEDGKVLLILDVFKGEETPYYYSGDGTLEAFVRIGNESVKASATELKRLVLRGRNTSYDSQMTLYRVEDYAFSKLRERYKKWTGNSFDNKDLVSFGLADEGGFLTNAGALIADESPIRWSRLFCTRWNGLDKSGGTMDALDDAEYSGSVLSLIENGEAFIKRNARMMWRKTPNSREELPEYVERSYHEALVNALAHRDYLVYGSEVHIDIYDDRLEIYSPGGMPDGSMIQDRDPLTVPSTRRNPVLADVFNRLGYMERKGSGFGKILNGYKAQINYTEDKRPTFRSDRYQFTVVMPNLNYSVPQGVSQDVTQDVSQDVAQDDLDAKIIALIKRNNKISTEKMGMMLGVSTRTVLRRIKKLDNVHYIGRGFSGHWEVDNQSKTGI; encoded by the coding sequence ATGGAGAACTTGATCGGTGAAACAACCGAATATGACAAGAAAGCGGCGCTTGAAGTACGAAAGCCCAAAAGCTGGTGCAAGAGTGTCAGCGCTTTTGCGAACACGCTGGGCGGTGCGCTGATTTTCGGCATGGCGGATGACGGACAGATCGTTGGGTTGACCGAACCCGACAGTGACGCCGAGAAAATCAGCGAGATCCTCAAGACGCGCATGGAGCCCATCCCGGAGTTTCGGCTGCGGTTTCACAAGACCGAGGACGGCAAGGTGCTGCTAATCCTTGACGTGTTCAAAGGCGAGGAAACGCCCTACTATTACTCCGGCGACGGCACATTAGAGGCGTTTGTACGCATCGGAAATGAGAGCGTCAAGGCATCCGCCACCGAGCTGAAACGCCTTGTTCTGCGCGGCAGAAACACCTCCTACGACTCTCAGATGACGCTTTACAGGGTGGAGGACTATGCCTTTTCCAAGCTGCGGGAGCGCTATAAGAAGTGGACGGGAAACAGCTTTGACAACAAAGACCTTGTTTCCTTCGGTCTGGCAGACGAAGGCGGCTTTTTGACAAATGCCGGCGCCCTGATTGCCGATGAAAGCCCGATCCGCTGGTCACGGTTGTTCTGCACACGCTGGAACGGGCTGGACAAAAGCGGCGGAACGATGGACGCGCTGGACGATGCCGAGTATTCCGGCAGTGTGCTTTCTCTGATTGAAAACGGCGAGGCGTTCATCAAGCGCAATGCCCGCATGATGTGGCGCAAAACGCCCAACTCGCGGGAGGAACTGCCCGAATACGTTGAGCGCAGCTACCACGAGGCGCTTGTCAACGCGCTGGCGCACCGCGATTATCTCGTCTACGGCAGTGAGGTCCACATTGACATTTACGATGACCGCTTAGAGATTTACTCGCCGGGCGGTATGCCGGACGGGTCGATGATCCAGGACCGCGACCCGCTTACCGTGCCGTCCACCCGGCGCAACCCGGTGTTGGCCGATGTGTTCAACCGCCTTGGCTACATGGAGCGCAAGGGCAGCGGCTTTGGGAAAATTCTGAACGGCTACAAAGCGCAAATCAACTACACCGAGGATAAGCGTCCCACATTCCGTTCTGACCGCTACCAGTTTACGGTCGTTATGCCGAACTTGAATTACAGTGTTCCTCAAGGTGTCAGTCAAGATGTCACCCAAGATGTCAGTCAAGATGTCGCTCAAGACGATTTGGATGCAAAAATCATCGCGCTCATCAAGCGGAACAATAAAATCAGCACCGAAAAAATGGGCATGATGCTGGGTGTAAGCACCCGAACCGTTCTGCGGCGTATAAAGAAGTTAGATAATGTTCACTACATTGGTCGCGGCTTCAGCGGGCATTGGGAAGTTGATAATCAATCAAAAACGGGTATCTGA
- a CDS encoding SIS domain-containing protein, giving the protein MEHKKTMLDYIADCPEFIRNNVADSAALTKPLVDEYVSGGYKNIWIVACGSSSNGSLCARQFIRRHLKCEVKIVTPFHFVSSENDFSETDMVVVVSQSGYSLNALDAIKVIEAKGRRCIGLTGDVNSDLGKVCDVVANYGVGRETVAYVTRGVTTLALFFMLFAVEAAVRLGIKTAAEGEAVKQQLLKAADINAAVQAQTPSFIKEHYRQLSGMTNAYVCGVGANLGTASEGALKFGETVSIPTAAYEVEEYIHGPNIQMTPRYSVFLIDGGEGTERIHRIFEGTKIVTDNAFLLTRCADYKDEHNVMYVPMDVSEEITPLCWLPFFQMTACRLTDDLDRWNKHPLQRAMEKFVSSKSANYVNSPFSEDTPGRA; this is encoded by the coding sequence ATGGAACACAAAAAGACTATGCTGGACTACATTGCCGACTGCCCGGAGTTTATCCGCAACAATGTCGCCGACAGCGCCGCGCTGACAAAGCCCCTTGTGGATGAGTATGTAAGCGGCGGCTACAAGAACATCTGGATCGTTGCGTGCGGTTCTTCCTCCAACGGCTCACTCTGTGCGCGGCAGTTTATCCGCCGCCATCTGAAGTGCGAGGTCAAGATCGTCACCCCGTTTCATTTTGTATCCAGCGAGAATGATTTCAGCGAGACCGATATGGTCGTTGTCGTCAGCCAAAGCGGCTACAGCCTGAACGCGCTGGACGCCATCAAGGTCATTGAGGCAAAGGGCCGCCGCTGCATCGGTCTGACCGGCGATGTCAACAGCGATCTGGGCAAGGTGTGCGATGTTGTTGCCAACTACGGTGTCGGTCGCGAAACGGTCGCTTATGTCACCCGCGGTGTCACCACGCTGGCACTCTTCTTTATGCTGTTTGCCGTGGAGGCGGCTGTCCGTCTGGGCATCAAAACTGCCGCCGAGGGTGAGGCCGTCAAGCAGCAGCTGCTGAAGGCCGCAGACATCAATGCCGCCGTACAGGCACAGACCCCTTCCTTTATTAAAGAGCACTACCGTCAGCTGTCCGGCATGACCAACGCTTATGTCTGCGGCGTGGGTGCCAACCTCGGCACCGCAAGCGAGGGCGCACTGAAATTCGGCGAGACCGTCAGCATCCCCACCGCTGCCTATGAGGTCGAGGAGTACATCCACGGCCCCAACATCCAGATGACCCCCCGCTACAGCGTATTTCTGATTGACGGCGGCGAGGGCACGGAGCGCATCCACCGCATTTTTGAGGGTACCAAAATTGTGACGGATAACGCTTTCCTGCTGACGCGCTGCGCCGATTACAAGGACGAGCACAATGTTATGTATGTGCCTATGGATGTGTCGGAGGAAATCACCCCGCTGTGCTGGCTGCCCTTCTTCCAGATGACTGCCTGCCGGCTGACGGATGATCTGGACCGCTGGAACAAGCACCCGCTGCAGCGCGCGATGGAGAAGTTTGTTTCCTCCAAGAGCGCCAACTATGTCAACAGTCCCTTCAGTGAAGACACGCCGGGTCGTGCGTAA
- a CDS encoding helix-turn-helix domain-containing protein yields the protein MRKPLTRQNSTRDKRRYSAYQNRIFFYLVTLVTAPLLLLGVLSSVVYYRQTVTRSDALLASARENVETQMEIALSNLRAYYSAVVSADNYQTLCQKTVPPYSEYTLVRDMQTAMRGGNLVDKYVEGYTYINLRSGWILSNNGMYRLADAANRDEVAHLLNEWAEQHAAMMWVNRTDQPTPALADTPLNTVDLTGELLVLRSSSYRTGSYAVLIVKLDLSPLYEMTESWQTGGYSIAARDFTGKTVLSTSAALTALLDADTPAEGGCVLGGWRLNSGKMGVNGLTYYAALPQRTLAATAGMVILIAFVLAGGLVAVLLICRRSTSVLYAPVDDLMHAASGVFGQPGSDEEEFAYLAAGVKQVARDKQAMQSLMQQQNRRLQQSFVENLIRSEVTDEAAGHTMQKLGLAVCPAYRLIALALDTPAGTSGPVRETMLLTAIQTMPTELLRRCAFQPVMLNFTLLLVVGGEEADLNEACRVVYTAAARSIRTALGVSCRAGVSRPFHKLHHMQLAAQEAWEALRLPEADAPEASGQMLYYQPPDEQCARNGYDTLLEHEITAAVTACKAKEVRHLLERFTAKMLEKNIRGYERQFYIQRLVAAMLAVAENAGLSVNQVLADRQANLFETIGKIYTADQMQNFLMDEVAVPVMDLLTEFRQSSSSELVKNVLALIKQTRGDITLNECADRLNYNPSYIWKVLRTEKDTSFSDLANNEKLEMAKELLLTSDMTVVQIAETLNYSNVQNFIRFFSKKVGMTPGKYRKDYQNEKK from the coding sequence ATGCGGAAGCCTCTGACAAGACAGAACAGCACGCGCGACAAGCGCAGATACTCTGCTTATCAGAACCGTATTTTTTTCTATCTCGTGACCCTTGTCACCGCCCCGCTGCTGCTGTTGGGTGTGCTGTCCAGCGTGGTGTACTACCGGCAGACCGTCACGCGCAGCGATGCCCTGCTGGCCTCGGCGCGGGAGAATGTCGAGACGCAGATGGAAATTGCGCTGAGCAACCTGCGCGCCTACTACAGCGCGGTCGTCAGCGCGGACAATTACCAGACCCTGTGCCAAAAAACTGTGCCGCCGTACAGCGAGTACACCCTTGTGCGCGATATGCAGACCGCCATGCGCGGCGGCAATCTGGTGGATAAATATGTCGAGGGGTATACCTACATCAACCTGCGCAGCGGGTGGATTTTAAGCAACAACGGCATGTACCGGCTGGCTGATGCCGCCAACCGGGATGAGGTCGCCCACCTGCTGAACGAATGGGCGGAGCAGCATGCTGCCATGATGTGGGTCAACCGCACCGACCAGCCCACCCCCGCGCTGGCAGACACACCGCTGAACACGGTGGATCTGACCGGCGAGCTGCTCGTGCTGCGCAGCAGCTCCTACCGCACGGGCAGCTATGCGGTGCTGATCGTCAAGCTGGATCTTTCGCCGCTGTATGAGATGACCGAGAGCTGGCAGACCGGCGGCTACAGCATTGCCGCGCGGGATTTCACCGGCAAGACCGTGCTGAGCACCTCTGCTGCGCTGACCGCCCTGCTGGACGCCGACACCCCCGCCGAGGGCGGCTGCGTGCTGGGTGGCTGGCGGCTGAACAGCGGCAAGATGGGCGTGAACGGGCTGACCTACTATGCGGCGCTGCCGCAGCGCACGCTGGCGGCTACCGCCGGCATGGTGATTCTGATCGCTTTTGTGCTGGCCGGGGGACTGGTGGCGGTGCTGCTGATCTGCCGCCGCTCGACCAGTGTGCTGTACGCCCCTGTGGATGATCTGATGCACGCGGCCAGCGGTGTGTTCGGCCAGCCCGGCAGCGATGAGGAGGAGTTTGCCTATCTGGCCGCCGGTGTCAAGCAGGTGGCCCGGGACAAGCAGGCAATGCAAAGCCTGATGCAGCAGCAAAACCGCCGCCTGCAGCAGAGCTTTGTGGAAAATCTGATCCGCAGCGAGGTCACCGATGAGGCCGCTGGCCACACGATGCAGAAGCTGGGGCTGGCAGTCTGCCCCGCGTATCGGCTGATCGCGCTGGCGCTGGATACCCCGGCGGGCACCTCCGGCCCGGTGCGGGAGACGATGCTGCTGACCGCCATACAGACGATGCCCACCGAGCTGCTGCGCCGCTGCGCGTTCCAGCCCGTAATGCTGAACTTTACCCTGCTGCTGGTCGTGGGCGGCGAGGAGGCTGATCTGAACGAGGCCTGCCGCGTGGTATATACGGCGGCGGCGCGCAGCATCCGCACCGCGCTGGGGGTCAGCTGCCGCGCGGGCGTCAGCCGCCCCTTCCACAAGCTGCACCACATGCAGCTGGCCGCGCAGGAGGCATGGGAGGCCCTGCGCCTGCCGGAGGCCGATGCCCCCGAGGCAAGCGGGCAGATGCTGTACTACCAGCCGCCCGACGAGCAGTGCGCCCGCAACGGCTATGATACGCTGCTGGAGCATGAGATCACGGCAGCTGTAACCGCCTGCAAGGCCAAGGAGGTGCGCCACCTGCTGGAGCGCTTTACCGCCAAAATGCTGGAAAAGAACATCCGCGGGTATGAGCGGCAGTTTTACATCCAGCGGCTGGTGGCGGCCATGCTGGCCGTGGCGGAAAACGCCGGGCTTTCGGTCAATCAGGTGCTGGCAGACCGGCAGGCCAACCTGTTTGAGACGATCGGCAAGATCTACACCGCCGACCAGATGCAGAATTTCCTGATGGACGAGGTGGCCGTGCCTGTTATGGACCTGCTGACTGAGTTCCGCCAGAGCAGCTCCAGCGAGCTGGTCAAGAATGTGCTGGCGCTGATCAAGCAGACGCGCGGCGACATTACGCTGAACGAGTGCGCCGACCGGCTGAACTATAACCCGAGTTATATCTGGAAGGTGCTGCGCACCGAGAAGGATACCAGCTTCAGCGATCTGGCCAACAATGAAAAGCTGGAGATGGCCAAGGAGCTGCTGCTGACCAGCGACATGACGGTCGTGCAGATCGCCGAGACGCTGAACTATTCCAATGTGCAGAATTTCATCCGATTTTTCAGCAAAAAGGTCGGCATGACCCCCGGCAAATACCGCAAGGATTACCAGAACGAGAAGAAGTGA
- the agaB gene encoding PTS galactosamine transporter subunit IIB codes for MPDILMTRIDNRLVHGQVGVAWTTALQGVNLIVVADDLAAADPLQQSLMAATAKSSGCGIRFFTLDKTIAVIHKASASQHIFLVVRNPQSARKLVEGGVPIDKLCIGNMHVGPGKEVTGDVHVYMDEKDKEDLRAIRAKGVDVYIQIAPGDHKLDFEK; via the coding sequence ATGCCTGATATTTTGATGACAAGAATCGACAATCGCTTAGTGCACGGGCAAGTCGGTGTGGCGTGGACCACCGCCTTACAAGGTGTCAACCTTATTGTTGTGGCGGATGATCTGGCAGCTGCTGACCCGCTGCAGCAAAGCCTGATGGCTGCCACCGCGAAAAGTTCCGGCTGCGGCATCCGGTTCTTTACGCTGGACAAGACCATTGCAGTCATTCACAAGGCATCCGCCAGCCAGCACATCTTTCTGGTCGTGCGCAACCCGCAGAGTGCCCGCAAGCTGGTCGAGGGCGGCGTTCCCATTGATAAACTGTGCATCGGCAATATGCATGTCGGCCCCGGCAAGGAAGTGACCGGCGATGTGCACGTTTATATGGACGAGAAGGACAAGGAAGACCTTCGCGCCATCCGTGCCAAGGGTGTGGATGTCTACATCCAAATCGCACCCGGCGACCACAAGCTGGACTTTGAGAAGTAA